Genomic segment of Streptomyces sp. NA02950:
CCGAGAGGATGGCGGCCCGCTTCCGCGTGGATCCCTCGCGCAGTGTCTTCGTGGTCGGCATGGGCACATCCTAACTGTTCTACACTGCACGGTGTAGTGTAATAATGGGGCTCGGCGGGTGCCGCACTCGTACACCCGCTCCGCCCGGGGAGCCGTGCATGCGCCACCTCGGGTACCGCTTCCCCCGAGTTCACCCCGCCGGAGGACCTCGGACCTGTCCACGAAGCACCACGCACACCGCGCCCCGCGTGACGGGCCGCCGTGCTTGCGCCGGGCCCGGCACAGCGGCAGCGCTACGCGTACGGCCGACCTCTTACGTGCCCGGCAATGACGGAAAGGAATCTCAATGATCGTGTCAAGCCGCCTGCGTGACCGGTGGGGCGGGGGTGAACGGCCTTTTGTCACGCAGCATCGCCCACAGCACGTCGACCCGGCGGCGGGCGAGTGCGAGCAGGGCCTGGGTATGCAGCAGGCCCTCGGATCGTTTCTTGAGGTAGTAGTCCCTGGACGGACCGGGCCGCATCATCGCGGTCTGCGCGGCCAGGTAGAAGATGTGTCGCAGGCGCCGGTTGTAGCGCTTGGGCCGGTGATAGTTGCCGCTGCGGCGGCCGGAGTCCCGCGCGACCGGGGCCAGGCCGGCGTGGGAGGCAAGTCGGCCGGCATCGCGGTAGCCCGACAGGTCCCCGACGATGGCGACGAACTCGGCGCCGAGGATGGGCCCCATGCCGGGCATGGACTCGATGACCTCGGCGCGGTCGTCGTCGCGGAAGGTTTCGCGGATCTCCCGGTCGTTGTCCTTGATCCGCTCGTCCAGCGTCAGCAGCTGGTGGGCGAGGTCGCAGACCAGCTTGGCAGCCCGTTTCTCGCCGGGCAGCACGGTCATCTGGGACTGGGCGGCCTCCACCGCCTTGGTGGCCACGGTGTCGGCGCTTCGGACCTTGCGGCGTTCCAGCCAGGTCGTCAGCCGCTTGACGCCGATCCGGCGGAGGGCTGCCGGGGTCTGGTACTCGGTCAGCATGACGATGGGCCCCTTGGCCGCGGAGTAGTCGAAGGCCCGTTCCAGCGCGGGACAGATCCCGACCAGCAGGTCGCGGAGCCGGTTGATCAGTCTCACCCGGTCGGCGATCAGGTCGGCCCGGTAGTTGGTGAGCACCTGGAGGGTGGTGACCAGCTCCGGGGGTGTGTTCAGCGGGGCGAAGTCCTTCGGGCGCATGCGGGCCTGGTCGGCGATGACACGGGCGTCCTTGGCGTCGGTCTTGCCCTCCCCACGGTAGGCGCCGGACATACGGTTGACCGTCCGGCCGGGCACGTAGACCACCTGCTGGCCGTGGGCAATCAGCAGGGCCAGCAGCAGGGTGGAGGCCCTGCCGGAGATATCCACCGCCCACCGCACTTCATCGGCCCGCTCACGGGCGGTGTCGATGAGGGCGAGAATCTGCGACTCGTCGTTGATCACCTTCGTCGAGAAAAGTGTCTCGCCGTCGGCGTCGACCGCCACCGCCCAGTGATGCCCCTTGCCGGCGTCGATGCCGACCCATATCCGCGTGTGAGACGTGCTCAAACTCGTTGCTCCGTTCCACCGTGACCAGCACCTTTCGTGGTCCGAGGAACACTCCGCCAACAGGTCCCTAACCAGCGATGACCGCAGTTCTCAATCAGTGGTCGGAGCGTCCCGGAGGACCGGGCGGCCATTCCTTTCGAGCCACGAACGGCAACCCACCATCAGCCACACCCGGTCCTCCCGGACCGCCAACATTCTTAGGGACCTCCATGACCGCAACCCTGGTGCCCCCGCTCCGCATCGGTAAGGCCGCTGTCGGGGCCCTCGGCATACTGGCAGTCGCCACCGGTGCCTTGGAGTCGGTGGTGACGCCGACGCTCCCGCTCCTGCAACGCGAGCTGGATATGAGTCCCGCCGAAGGAGCGTTACTCAGCATCGTGCTCCTCATCACCGGCGCGCTCGTCACACCGGTCGCGGGAAAGTTGGGCGACCGCTACGGCGGGAAACGGATTCTGATCCGGCTGATGGTGATGGTCTCGGC
This window contains:
- a CDS encoding IS110 family transposase; this translates as MSTSHTRIWVGIDAGKGHHWAVAVDADGETLFSTKVINDESQILALIDTARERADEVRWAVDISGRASTLLLALLIAHGQQVVYVPGRTVNRMSGAYRGEGKTDAKDARVIADQARMRPKDFAPLNTPPELVTTLQVLTNYRADLIADRVRLINRLRDLLVGICPALERAFDYSAAKGPIVMLTEYQTPAALRRIGVKRLTTWLERRKVRSADTVATKAVEAAQSQMTVLPGEKRAAKLVCDLAHQLLTLDERIKDNDREIRETFRDDDRAEVIESMPGMGPILGAEFVAIVGDLSGYRDAGRLASHAGLAPVARDSGRRSGNYHRPKRYNRRLRHIFYLAAQTAMMRPGPSRDYYLKKRSEGLLHTQALLALARRRVDVLWAMLRDKRPFTPAPPVTQAA